In the genome of Solibacillus silvestris, one region contains:
- a CDS encoding mannonate dehydratase, producing the protein MNITFRWYGRNNDTVTLDHIRQIPNVKGIVWALHQKAAGELWTKEEIKEEAEYIQSKGFHIDVVESVNVHEDIKLGLGSRDLYIENYKQTIRNLAEVGVKVICYNFMPIFDWTRTDMFHPLEDGSTALYFDKEKVQSLDPQQLVKTVSEASDLTLPGWEPERMARIAELFEAYKEVDEQKLWNNLRYFLDAIIPVAEEVGIRMAIHPDDPPYSIFGLPRIITGAASYEKLIEINDSLANSFTFCSGSMGASPDNDMVAIAEKYAYRSPFAHIRNVKIYENGSFAETSHFTSDGSIDIKGIVKTLHEQNYTGYVRPDHGRHLWGEVCRPGYGLYDRALGIMYLNGLWDAYSEQTGGK; encoded by the coding sequence ATGAATATTACATTTCGCTGGTACGGAAGAAACAATGATACAGTAACGCTCGATCATATCCGTCAGATTCCGAATGTTAAAGGAATTGTTTGGGCATTGCATCAAAAGGCAGCAGGCGAGCTTTGGACGAAAGAAGAGATTAAAGAAGAAGCAGAGTATATACAGTCGAAAGGTTTCCATATTGATGTTGTTGAAAGTGTCAACGTTCATGAAGATATTAAGCTCGGTCTTGGTAGTCGCGATTTATATATTGAAAATTATAAACAGACAATACGGAACTTGGCGGAAGTAGGCGTTAAAGTAATTTGTTATAATTTCATGCCGATTTTCGACTGGACACGTACAGATATGTTCCACCCGCTTGAAGATGGGTCGACAGCACTTTACTTCGATAAAGAAAAAGTACAAAGTCTTGATCCGCAGCAGCTTGTAAAAACGGTTAGTGAAGCTTCTGATTTAACTTTGCCAGGTTGGGAGCCTGAACGTATGGCCCGTATCGCGGAACTTTTCGAAGCGTATAAAGAAGTGGATGAGCAAAAGCTATGGAACAACTTACGTTACTTTTTAGATGCCATTATTCCTGTTGCAGAAGAGGTTGGAATACGCATGGCAATTCATCCGGATGATCCGCCGTATTCAATTTTTGGCTTACCGCGCATCATTACAGGAGCAGCAAGCTATGAAAAGTTAATCGAGATCAATGATTCTTTAGCAAACAGCTTTACATTCTGCTCTGGATCGATGGGTGCATCACCGGATAATGACATGGTCGCAATTGCCGAAAAATATGCATATCGTTCACCGTTTGCCCATATTCGTAATGTGAAAATCTACGAAAATGGCAGCTTTGCAGAAACTTCTCATTTTACATCAGATGGTTCAATTGATATTAAAGGGATCGTTAAAACATTGCATGAACAAAATTATACAGGCTATGTACGTCCGGATCATGGACGTCACTTATGGGGAGAAGTTTGTCGCCCTGGCTACGGTTTATATGATCGTGCACTCGGTATTATGTATTTAAATGGTTTATGGGATGCTTACAGCGAACAAACAGGAGGCAAATAA
- a CDS encoding D-mannonate oxidoreductase (Converts D-mannonate to D-mannuronate) has product MIPIHENLANKVAVITGGSGVLCSKMAQELARQQVKVAIIGRTESKVEAVKEEIVAAGGNAVAITADVLNKDSLLAAKEQILEQFGRIDFLINGAGGNHPDAITEKEYYEANSTGLSFFDLQENGFSDVFSLNFTGTFLACQVFGEALLQAENPAIINISSMSAYTPLTKIPAYSAAKAAINNFTSWMAVHFAETGLRVNAIAPGFFITQQNKDLLVDAEGEYTARSKKIIEATPMKRFGEPDQLLGALLFLLDSSYSSFITGTTIAVDGGFNAYSGV; this is encoded by the coding sequence ATGATTCCAATACACGAAAATTTAGCAAATAAAGTAGCAGTAATTACAGGTGGCAGCGGTGTTCTATGCTCAAAGATGGCACAGGAATTGGCACGCCAGCAAGTAAAGGTGGCGATTATCGGTCGTACTGAGTCAAAGGTCGAAGCAGTTAAAGAGGAAATCGTTGCAGCAGGGGGGAATGCTGTGGCAATAACTGCTGATGTACTTAACAAAGATTCTTTACTTGCAGCAAAAGAGCAAATTCTTGAGCAGTTTGGACGTATTGATTTTTTAATTAACGGTGCAGGCGGAAACCATCCGGATGCGATTACCGAAAAAGAATATTATGAGGCGAATTCTACTGGTCTTTCATTTTTTGACTTGCAGGAAAATGGCTTTTCCGATGTATTCTCTTTAAATTTCACAGGAACATTCCTGGCATGCCAAGTATTTGGAGAGGCACTTTTACAAGCAGAAAATCCAGCCATCATCAACATTTCATCGATGAGCGCATACACACCATTAACGAAAATCCCTGCGTACAGTGCAGCAAAAGCGGCGATAAACAACTTTACAAGCTGGATGGCTGTTCACTTTGCTGAAACAGGCTTACGTGTAAATGCAATTGCACCTGGATTTTTCATTACCCAGCAAAATAAAGATCTGCTCGTTGATGCAGAAGGAGAGTATACAGCACGTTCAAAAAAAATTATTGAAGCAACACCGATGAAAAGATTTGGTGAGCCAGATCAATTATTAGGGGCTCTGCTATTTTTACTGGACTCTTCTTATTCTTCGTTTATTACGGGTACAACAATTGCAGTAGATGGTGGCTTTAACGCGTATTCGGGGGTGTGA
- a CDS encoding bifunctional 2-keto-4-hydroxyglutarate aldolase/2-keto-3-deoxy-6-phosphogluconate aldolase, giving the protein MVKAETLAAITSSKVVAVIRGSSAEEAIALSNATIEGGIHLIELTYTTPNTQQVLETFRNSDAVVGAGTVLDAETARHAILNGAKFVVGPQFSKEVAKVCNRYAIPYFPGCMTIQEMVSALEYGCDVIKLFPANNFKPSFIKSVKGPLPHVQIMPTGGINTDNIGEWLDAGAIAVGVGSDLNKAYATGGHAAVVEASRKYVEAAKQGEV; this is encoded by the coding sequence ATGGTAAAGGCTGAAACATTAGCAGCGATTACAAGTTCGAAAGTAGTAGCAGTGATTCGAGGAAGTTCAGCAGAAGAAGCAATCGCTCTTTCTAATGCAACGATTGAAGGGGGCATTCATTTAATTGAGCTCACTTATACAACGCCAAATACGCAGCAAGTACTGGAAACATTCCGCAATTCTGATGCAGTAGTAGGTGCTGGGACGGTGCTTGATGCGGAAACAGCTCGTCATGCAATTTTGAATGGAGCAAAGTTTGTTGTAGGTCCACAGTTCAGCAAAGAAGTAGCAAAAGTATGCAATCGCTACGCTATTCCGTATTTCCCTGGTTGTATGACGATTCAGGAAATGGTATCGGCACTTGAGTATGGCTGTGATGTGATTAAATTATTCCCTGCAAATAACTTTAAGCCATCGTTCATTAAGTCTGTTAAAGGTCCATTACCGCATGTACAGATTATGCCGACTGGTGGCATAAATACTGACAATATCGGTGAATGGCTTGATGCGGGAGCAATCGCAGTAGGGGTTGGCAGTGATTTAAATAAAGCTTATGCAACAGGCGGACATGCAGCAGTAGTAGAAGCAAGCAGAAAATATGTAGAAGCAGCAAAACAAGGAGAGGTGTAA
- a CDS encoding 2-keto-3-deoxygluconate kinase: MTTNPTVFTLGDALVTFNPSETGPLRYVQSFAKKAGGAELNFAIGCARLGLQSKWMSRLGNDEFGKGIYKFARGEGIDVSEVEFVDGYPTSLNFKEIREDGSGKTFYYRHHSPVLTIEPEHITDELLNGVSIVHLTGVFLAIAPKNLQIVLAVLKKAKEKNIKISFDPNIRLKLWTIEDARKAYEQIFPYVDILLAGMEEVELIQHDVSKPALEAFAKQHGIGQFVIKDGANGAKLYSENMWHEKEAFKITPIDTVGAGDGFDAGYIYAALHNYSPIESLTFANAVGALVTTVKGDNEGLPELQEVLDFMNNKKAIER; this comes from the coding sequence GCTTTGCTAAGAAAGCGGGTGGGGCAGAGTTAAACTTTGCTATTGGTTGTGCCCGACTTGGATTGCAGTCGAAATGGATGAGTCGCCTAGGTAATGATGAATTCGGTAAAGGCATTTACAAATTTGCTCGCGGAGAAGGCATTGATGTATCGGAAGTTGAGTTCGTTGATGGGTATCCGACATCTCTGAATTTTAAAGAAATCCGCGAAGACGGTTCCGGAAAAACGTTTTACTACCGCCATCATTCTCCGGTATTAACAATAGAACCGGAGCATATTACGGACGAATTGTTGAATGGCGTGTCGATTGTCCATTTAACAGGTGTATTTTTGGCAATCGCACCAAAGAATCTGCAAATTGTACTAGCTGTACTAAAAAAGGCGAAAGAAAAAAATATAAAGATTTCATTCGATCCGAATATTCGACTAAAACTATGGACGATTGAAGACGCTCGTAAAGCATATGAGCAAATTTTCCCTTATGTAGATATTCTGCTGGCAGGGATGGAGGAAGTGGAGCTTATTCAACATGATGTAAGCAAACCAGCACTGGAAGCTTTCGCAAAGCAGCACGGAATCGGACAATTTGTTATTAAAGACGGAGCCAATGGTGCAAAGCTTTATTCAGAAAATATGTGGCATGAAAAGGAAGCTTTCAAAATCACTCCAATTGATACAGTAGGTGCCGGAGACGGGTTTGATGCAGGCTATATATACGCAGCTCTTCACAATTATTCACCAATAGAAAGTCTTACGTTTGCGAATGCGGTGGGTGCGCTAGTAACGACTGTAAAAGGTGATAATGAAGGATTGCCGGAACTACAGGAAGTGCTCGACTTTATGAACAATAAAAAAGCAATTGAACGTTAA
- a CDS encoding LacI family transcriptional regulator yields MKNVTISDVAKHAGVSKSTISQYLNGRYEYMSEHTRKKVEYSIRELNYRPNIIARSLSQKSTFTVGIIVANILHSFSTHIIRAIELNFNKNGFHTIVCNADDEPEKERQYIEMLMAKQVDGMIIFPTGDNLDLYEQMKKKKYPIVFMDRTIEGLGIPSILLENEQAAEVAVKALTDNGHSRIAILTAPITRNITPRLERIEGYKKALVSRGIQVRDEYIHSVEVEEMKVSLRNMFELDQRPEAIIAGSDRVLVEILNFAKEHQLVIPKDLAVIGIDDVSFANLFTPQLTTISQPTTKMANKAVELLLQQIKGEQKLSKTIRFGGQLNMRQSH; encoded by the coding sequence TTGAAAAATGTCACGATTTCCGATGTCGCAAAGCATGCGGGGGTTTCTAAAAGTACTATTTCACAATATTTGAATGGCCGCTATGAATATATGAGTGAGCATACCCGAAAAAAAGTGGAATATTCCATTCGCGAGCTTAATTACCGACCAAATATTATTGCTCGTAGTTTGTCGCAAAAATCTACTTTCACTGTTGGGATTATTGTCGCGAATATTCTACATTCATTCTCCACTCATATTATTCGCGCAATTGAATTGAACTTTAATAAAAACGGCTTTCATACAATTGTATGTAACGCTGACGATGAACCTGAGAAAGAACGGCAGTATATCGAAATGCTCATGGCAAAACAGGTGGATGGGATGATAATCTTTCCTACTGGCGACAATTTGGATTTATATGAGCAAATGAAAAAGAAAAAATATCCGATTGTTTTCATGGACCGTACGATAGAGGGCTTAGGAATTCCCTCTATTTTACTGGAAAATGAACAGGCGGCAGAAGTGGCGGTAAAGGCATTGACCGATAACGGGCATAGCCGGATTGCCATACTGACCGCACCGATAACACGTAATATTACACCACGGCTGGAGCGAATTGAAGGTTATAAAAAAGCTTTAGTGAGTAGAGGCATACAAGTACGGGATGAATATATACATAGTGTCGAAGTCGAAGAAATGAAAGTATCTCTTCGTAATATGTTTGAACTGGATCAGCGGCCGGAAGCGATTATCGCAGGCAGTGACCGTGTATTAGTCGAAATCTTAAACTTTGCAAAAGAGCATCAACTTGTCATTCCAAAAGATTTAGCTGTTATTGGAATAGATGATGTGTCATTTGCAAACTTGTTTACACCCCAACTTACGACCATTTCACAGCCAACAACAAAAATGGCGAATAAAGCCGTGGAGTTATTATTACAGCAAATCAAAGGGGAACAAAAGCTGTCTAAAACAATTCGCTTTGGTGGCCAACTAAATATGCGTCAAAGTCATTAA